A region from the Ciconia boyciana chromosome 1, ASM3463844v1, whole genome shotgun sequence genome encodes:
- the ZAR1L gene encoding protein ZAR1-like yields the protein MESFVCPPFSTYQSFRGSLTPSRSRDPTVRQPSWKQSKSSGISPFLGGPLTPMPSDYLDSYRRAQLQALLSQVSPGLAPRLRRANTKEVGVQVNLRADTAVQCSLGPRTLPVGCSLRTHLALYSPVPDRRLFTLPEATGPQEKEEASETTPEAQKAEDGSRQQQEDQAEAALPSEETAETPREEAAAPRRRAAFQFLEQKYGYFHCKDCKTRWESAYVWCISGSNKVYFKQLCRKCQKGFNPYRVEAIQCQTCSKTHCSCPQKKRHIDLKRPHRQELCGRCKGKRLSCDNTYSFKYIV from the exons ATGGAGAGCTTTGTCTGTCCTCCCTTCAGCACGTACCAGAGCTTCAGGGGCAGCCTCACGCCTAGCCGCAGCAGGGACCCAACGGTGCGGCAGCccagctggaagcagagcaagAGCAGCGGCATCAGCCCCTTCCTCGGGGGGCCCCTCACCCCCATGCCCTCCGACTACCTGGACAGCTACCGGCGGGCCCAGCTCCAGGCCCTGCTGTCACAGGTGAGCCCCGGGCTGGCACCGCGGCTGCGCCGGGCCAACACCAAGGAGGTGGGCGTGCAGGTGAACCTGCGGGCTGACACCGCTGTGCAGTGCTCGCTGGGGCCGCGCACGCTGCCTGTTGGCTGCTCACTCCGCACCCACCTTGCTCTCTACTCACCCGTGCCGGACCGCCGCCTCTTCACGCTGCCCGAGGCCACTGGGCcccaggagaaggaagaggcgTCTGAAACGACCCCCGAGGCGCAGAAGGCGGAGGATGGTagcagacagcagcaggaggaccAGGCAGAGGCTGCTCTGCCGAGTGAGGAGACTGCGGAGACACCACGGGAGGAGGCCGCAGCCCCCAGACGGCGGGCTGCCTTCCAG ttttTGGAGCAGAAGTATGGCTATTTCCACTGTAAAGACTGCAAGACCAGATGGGAGAGTGCTTACGTGTGGTGCATTTCTGGAAGCAACAAG gtGTACTTCAAGCAGCTCTGTCGCAAATGCCAAAAGGGCTTCAATCCCTATCGAGTGGAAGCAATCCAGTGCCAG ACCTGTTCAAAGACTCATTGTTCGTGCCCTCAGAAGAAAAGGCACATTGATCTCAAGAGACCTCATCGCCAAGAACTTTGTGGCCGCTGCAAAGGCAAGAGGCTATCCTGTGATAACACTTACAGCTTCAAATACATTGTCTGA